A portion of the Adhaeribacter radiodurans genome contains these proteins:
- a CDS encoding RlpA-like double-psi beta-barrel domain-containing protein, producing MLRYKIDGIFFLFITLVSFPHLASYSKEENPQHTTNHLFESLLSKANSLKLTRKPTLKKVEKSKPETFAEEKTTTKVTASVYYPEVAQTDSTPFITADGSEINEKHPKKHKWIAVSRNLLTRWGGHIDYGDKVHVSGISNRLDGVYVVRDTMKKRLRNRIDILVGPNDNIMGRWNDVKITKL from the coding sequence ATGTTAAGATACAAAATCGATGGTATTTTCTTCTTATTTATTACCCTAGTCTCATTTCCGCACTTAGCGTCCTATTCAAAGGAAGAAAATCCACAACACACTACCAATCACCTATTTGAGAGCCTTCTAAGTAAAGCTAACTCACTTAAATTAACGCGTAAGCCTACCTTAAAAAAAGTAGAAAAAAGTAAACCTGAAACTTTCGCTGAAGAAAAAACAACTACAAAAGTTACCGCATCGGTTTATTACCCGGAAGTAGCTCAAACTGATTCTACCCCTTTCATTACTGCAGATGGTTCCGAGATTAACGAAAAGCATCCTAAAAAACACAAATGGATTGCTGTATCCCGTAATTTACTTACCCGCTGGGGTGGCCATATAGATTACGGCGATAAAGTACACGTAAGCGGGATTTCCAATCGCCTGGATGGGGTATATGTAGTAAGAGATACCATGAAAAAACGTTTACGTAACCGAATTGATATATTAGTAGGCCCAAATGATAATATAATGGGCCGCTGGAATGATGTAAAGATTACGAAGCTATAA